From the genome of Psychrilyobacter atlanticus DSM 19335, one region includes:
- a CDS encoding GyrI-like domain-containing protein has protein sequence MKFENVEFKEQKCFGIEEHITTTNKKEGLINNLWMTFVESIDYKAAGALYGVSKNFDITTQEFDYSACADINTPILKEFTRKDITIPGGKYAKFSSKGIMNDKTIEKFYTDVFTFTMVGGEITPDMERGINSFELYDESYLGIDNPESVYYLLIPIK, from the coding sequence ATGAAATTTGAAAATGTAGAATTTAAGGAACAAAAATGTTTTGGTATTGAAGAGCATATTACAACAACAAATAAAAAAGAAGGTCTTATCAATAACTTATGGATGACCTTTGTAGAATCTATCGATTATAAAGCTGCTGGAGCTCTCTATGGAGTCTCTAAAAATTTTGACATAACTACCCAGGAGTTTGATTATTCAGCTTGTGCCGATATAAACACACCTATTTTAAAAGAATTCACAAGAAAAGATATAACTATCCCTGGAGGAAAGTATGCTAAATTTAGTTCTAAGGGGATTATGAATGACAAAACAATAGAAAAATTTTATACCGATGTATTTACCTTTACAATGGTAGGAGGAGAAATTACTCCGGATATGGAAAGAGGAATAAATTCCTTTGAACTCTATGACGAATCATATCTGGGTATAGATAATCCTGAGTCAGTCTATTATCTTTTAATTCCTATAAAATAA
- a CDS encoding ferritin family protein, translating into MVKVRCTVCGEILDANVEVCPVCKAGKDKFVAYDENATEEWATEHKLGEGLACGDAEIIEGLKANFAGECTEVGMYLAMSRVADREGYPEVAEAYKRIAFEEAEHAAKFAELLGEVVCDSSEENLRLRVAAEYGATSGKFELAKRAKQLGFDAIHDTVHEMAKDEARHGKAFKGLLERHFEGK; encoded by the coding sequence ATGGTAAAAGTAAGATGTACAGTATGTGGAGAAATATTAGATGCAAATGTTGAAGTATGTCCAGTATGTAAAGCTGGTAAAGATAAATTCGTAGCTTATGATGAAAATGCAACTGAAGAGTGGGCAACTGAGCATAAGTTAGGAGAAGGATTAGCTTGTGGAGATGCTGAAATCATCGAAGGATTAAAAGCTAACTTTGCAGGAGAATGTACAGAAGTTGGAATGTACTTAGCAATGTCAAGAGTAGCAGACAGAGAAGGATATCCTGAAGTTGCTGAAGCATACAAGAGAATTGCATTTGAAGAAGCAGAACATGCAGCTAAATTTGCTGAATTATTAGGAGAAGTTGTTTGTGATTCATCTGAAGAAAACTTAAGATTAAGAGTTGCAGCTGAATACGGTGCTACATCTGGTAAATTTGAATTAGCTAAAAGAGCTAAGCAATTAGGATTTGATGCAATCCACGATACAGTACATGAGATGGCTAAAGATGAAGCTAGACATGGAAAAGCTTTCAAAGGTTTATTAGAAAGACATTTTGAAGGAAAATAA
- a CDS encoding metal-sensitive transcriptional regulator produces MSTCCADKKSHHNEELKKKLKNRLNRIEGQVRGINKMVEEDIYCDDILTQISSIRSALSGTANLLLEAHMKSCMIEQLSEGKTEVIDELLVTIKKMMK; encoded by the coding sequence ATGTCAACATGCTGTGCAGATAAGAAGTCACACCATAATGAGGAGTTAAAGAAAAAATTAAAAAACAGATTAAACAGGATCGAGGGCCAGGTCAGAGGGATAAATAAGATGGTAGAAGAGGATATATATTGTGATGATATATTGACTCAAATATCATCGATAAGGAGTGCTCTCAGCGGGACAGCTAACTTGCTACTAGAAGCTCATATGAAATCATGTATGATCGAGCAACTATCTGAGGGGAAAACAGAGGTTATAGATGAACTCCTGGTAACTATAAAAAAAATGATGAAATAA
- a CDS encoding outer membrane beta-barrel protein, with protein MKRLIILTMILGTMSTMAMADAKGGREGQLSFIPKISMGKDVGSGFTDDTFKGINADILYGVTKNFEMGVNIAWVPYGLDMKDTTGVKSYDDTLDTFGLMGVMRYSFNQLDLLTPYVSAKGGWVFGDAKVVSTSDEVEKIEGQWAAGVAAGLEYKNVNLEIGYQMTEFKESTNPGFQKGTTQEELVYVSLGYRFE; from the coding sequence ATGAAAAGATTAATAATATTAACTATGATATTAGGGACGATGTCTACTATGGCAATGGCAGACGCAAAGGGAGGTCGTGAAGGACAGCTTAGTTTTATTCCTAAAATTTCTATGGGAAAAGATGTTGGAAGCGGATTTACAGACGATACTTTTAAAGGGATAAATGCTGATATACTATATGGTGTAACAAAAAACTTTGAGATGGGTGTAAATATAGCTTGGGTTCCCTATGGTTTGGATATGAAAGACACTACAGGGGTAAAAAGTTATGACGATACTTTAGATACTTTTGGATTGATGGGTGTAATGAGATATAGCTTTAATCAATTGGATCTATTGACTCCCTATGTCAGTGCTAAAGGTGGATGGGTATTTGGGGATGCCAAAGTAGTTTCAACAAGTGATGAAGTTGAAAAAATCGAAGGTCAATGGGCAGCAGGTGTAGCAGCAGGGCTGGAATATAAAAATGTTAATTTAGAGATAGGATATCAGATGACAGAATTCAAGGAATCTACTAACCCAGGGTTTCAAAAAGGGACGACTCAAGAAGAGTTAGTATATGTATCTTTAGGGTATAGATTTGAATAA
- a CDS encoding anthranilate synthase component II — protein MILMIDNYDSFTYNLVQYLNELGEEVRVYRNDEISIEKIRELNPDMIVISPGPKTPDEAGISVEVIKKFYKTIPILGICLGHQSLIQILGGEIIKAETPVHGKVEEIPHIGRGVFKGLKNPIKVTRYHSLIADRNKLPKELIITAETVDGEIMGVRHKKYLLEGVQFHPEALLTECGHEMLANFLAEAKGDFKLGE, from the coding sequence ATGATATTAATGATAGATAACTACGACTCCTTTACCTATAATTTAGTTCAATATTTGAATGAATTAGGGGAAGAGGTAAGGGTGTATAGAAACGACGAGATAAGTATAGAAAAAATCAGGGAATTAAACCCTGATATGATAGTGATATCTCCCGGGCCTAAAACACCAGATGAGGCAGGAATAAGTGTAGAAGTAATAAAAAAATTCTATAAAACTATACCTATATTAGGAATTTGTCTAGGACACCAATCCTTGATTCAAATATTGGGTGGAGAGATAATAAAGGCTGAAACACCAGTCCATGGAAAGGTAGAAGAGATACCTCATATTGGAAGAGGAGTTTTTAAAGGCCTTAAAAATCCAATAAAAGTGACAAGATATCATTCCCTTATAGCCGATAGAAATAAATTACCGAAAGAATTGATTATTACAGCAGAGACTGTTGATGGAGAGATAATGGGAGTAAGGCATAAAAAATATCTTTTGGAGGGAGTGCAGTTTCATCCGGAAGCTCTCCTAACAGAGTGTGGACATGAGATGCTGGCTAATTTTTTAGCAGAAGCAAAAGGAGATTTTAAATTAGGAGAATAG
- a CDS encoding heavy metal translocating P-type ATPase, producing MKTLVLKLTGLGCGKCKKKVEGIANNMDGVSKGVIDLENSTLTINFESEILVDLDYLKKEIINAGYGVLEQGENKKDKKEKNENVEPEKEQTIIEGKVLTTEIIEVGGITCQACVRSIETKTGKLDGVEKADINFLTSKLEIVFDSTKVNLDTIKKTIEYAGYEVIEKSFMEDITLKIEGMTCQSCVRSIEVNLGKEQGVDEVVVNLTTEKMRIKFNKKEIKLSQIKKKVESLGFKAVKDERDLDFDKKKLELKKKWYELMGMLFFGGVILYIAMGSMLGASLPGVIDLDKNPMNFAMIQLLFTIPVVYLGRRFYLVGFKVLFRNPNMDSLIAIGTGAAILYSLYGTLEIYMGNITMAHHLYYESAVVILALISLGKYLEDVSKGKTSEAIKKLGSLRPKMAAILKDGQIIEVEVEEVEVGDIVLVKPGEKVPVDGIVISGQTSIDESMLTGESIPVKKRVGDRVVGASINKNGSIQIETKATGEDTTLSHIIKLVEDAQGSKAPIARMADIISGYFVPVVIVIAMISSTLWYLAGKLGWMELNNDPSIFALTIFIAVLVIACPCSLGLATPTAIMVGTGMGAKNGILIKGGEALETTHKLDYIIFDKTGTITLGKPVVTDVVEGEESRIIDREKLLQLAGSLETHSEHPLGDAIVEEVKTRGMKLLEVNGFNSVTGMGIVGVVEKKSILVGNQKLMVKNNVEVLEEDKEKVDQLAKQGKTPMMVAIDGKLSGIIAVADPIKESSRKAIQNLKDMGIQVAMITGDNKKTADAIGEQVGIDMVLSEVMPEDKIEEVKKLQEQGYRVGMVGDGINDAPALAQADIGIGIASGTDVAMESADIVLMKSDLKDVAVAIELSRATIKNIKQNLFWAFGYNTLGIPVAAGLLYIFGGPLLNPMIAGAAMAMSSVSVVSNALRLKLFKSKY from the coding sequence ATGAAAACTTTGGTACTAAAGTTAACGGGTTTAGGATGCGGGAAGTGTAAGAAGAAAGTAGAGGGCATAGCAAATAATATGGATGGGGTAAGTAAGGGGGTAATAGATTTAGAAAATTCTACTTTGACCATTAACTTTGAGAGTGAGATTTTAGTTGATTTAGACTATCTAAAAAAAGAGATAATAAATGCAGGCTATGGAGTTTTGGAACAAGGGGAAAATAAGAAAGATAAGAAAGAAAAGAATGAAAATGTTGAGCCTGAAAAAGAGCAAACTATAATAGAAGGTAAAGTTTTAACAACTGAGATTATTGAGGTAGGTGGTATTACCTGCCAGGCATGTGTGAGAAGTATTGAGACTAAAACAGGGAAATTAGATGGAGTAGAGAAGGCGGACATAAATTTTTTAACGAGTAAATTAGAGATAGTTTTTGACTCTACAAAGGTAAATCTGGATACCATAAAGAAAACAATTGAATATGCAGGATATGAAGTTATAGAGAAAAGCTTCATGGAAGATATAACTCTGAAGATTGAAGGGATGACATGTCAATCGTGTGTTAGGAGTATAGAAGTGAACCTGGGGAAGGAACAAGGTGTCGATGAAGTTGTAGTAAATTTAACCACAGAAAAAATGAGGATAAAATTTAATAAAAAAGAGATAAAATTATCTCAAATCAAAAAAAAAGTAGAGTCTTTGGGGTTTAAAGCCGTAAAGGATGAGAGAGATTTGGATTTTGATAAGAAAAAATTAGAATTGAAGAAAAAATGGTATGAATTGATGGGAATGCTGTTTTTTGGAGGGGTAATATTATATATAGCAATGGGATCTATGCTGGGAGCTTCTCTGCCTGGAGTTATTGATCTGGATAAAAACCCAATGAATTTTGCAATGATCCAGCTGTTGTTTACAATACCAGTAGTTTATTTAGGAAGAAGATTTTATTTAGTGGGGTTCAAAGTTTTATTTAGAAATCCCAATATGGATAGCTTGATAGCCATTGGTACAGGAGCAGCTATACTGTATAGTCTGTATGGAACTCTTGAGATCTATATGGGGAATATAACTATGGCTCACCATCTGTACTATGAATCAGCAGTGGTAATCTTAGCCCTTATCTCTTTGGGGAAATATTTGGAGGATGTAAGTAAGGGGAAAACCTCAGAAGCAATTAAAAAATTAGGAAGTTTAAGGCCTAAAATGGCAGCTATATTGAAAGATGGACAGATTATAGAGGTAGAGGTAGAAGAGGTAGAAGTAGGCGACATTGTATTGGTTAAACCTGGAGAGAAAGTTCCGGTAGATGGGATAGTTATAAGCGGTCAAACCAGTATAGATGAATCTATGCTGACTGGTGAAAGTATACCTGTGAAAAAAAGGGTAGGAGATCGTGTGGTCGGAGCCAGTATAAATAAAAATGGAAGTATCCAGATAGAAACAAAGGCTACAGGAGAAGATACTACCCTATCCCATATAATAAAATTAGTAGAAGATGCCCAAGGTTCTAAAGCTCCTATTGCCAGGATGGCAGATATAATATCAGGATATTTTGTACCAGTAGTTATAGTGATTGCTATGATTTCATCAACTCTCTGGTATTTAGCAGGGAAATTAGGATGGATGGAGTTAAATAATGATCCAAGTATATTTGCTCTCACTATATTCATTGCAGTATTGGTTATAGCTTGTCCATGTTCTTTAGGTCTTGCCACTCCTACAGCTATCATGGTAGGAACAGGTATGGGAGCTAAAAATGGAATCCTTATAAAAGGTGGAGAAGCACTAGAAACTACCCATAAACTAGATTATATAATTTTTGATAAAACAGGAACTATTACCCTTGGAAAACCTGTGGTAACAGATGTAGTGGAGGGGGAGGAAAGCAGGATAATAGATAGAGAGAAATTATTGCAGCTGGCTGGATCTCTAGAAACTCATTCTGAACATCCACTAGGAGATGCCATAGTAGAAGAAGTAAAGACAAGAGGAATGAAACTCTTAGAAGTAAATGGATTTAATTCAGTGACAGGAATGGGAATAGTAGGAGTAGTAGAGAAAAAGAGCATCTTGGTTGGAAATCAAAAATTGATGGTAAAAAATAATGTAGAAGTGCTAGAAGAAGATAAAGAGAAAGTAGATCAATTGGCTAAACAAGGGAAGACACCTATGATGGTTGCTATAGATGGAAAACTTAGCGGGATAATAGCAGTGGCTGATCCAATAAAAGAAAGCAGCAGAAAAGCCATTCAAAATTTAAAAGATATGGGCATCCAGGTGGCAATGATAACTGGAGATAATAAGAAAACAGCAGATGCCATAGGGGAACAGGTAGGGATAGATATGGTTTTATCTGAAGTTATGCCAGAAGATAAGATAGAAGAGGTAAAAAAATTACAGGAGCAGGGATATAGAGTAGGGATGGTAGGAGACGGGATAAATGATGCTCCTGCACTGGCTCAGGCAGATATAGGAATAGGAATAGCTTCTGGAACAGATGTAGCTATGGAATCAGCGGATATAGTACTTATGAAAAGTGACTTAAAGGATGTAGCTGTGGCTATAGAGCTCAGCCGTGCTACCATTAAAAATATTAAGCAGAACTTATTTTGGGCATTTGGATATAATACTTTGGGGATACCGGTAGCAGCAGGATTACTCTATATATTTGGCGGACCATTACTAAATCCAATGATAGCAGGAGCAGCCATGGCAATGAGTTCAGTTTCTGTAGTGAGCAATGCATTGAGATTAAAATTATTTAAAAGTAAATATTAG